The sequence AATGCAGTAGTCCAATCCAATCCCCGTTTTGATTATTCAAGTTGTGtattagggcatgtacagtgagTGTTTTAAGTTGTGTCTTACAGTGTGTCTAGGGGGTGAATGTAAAAAAACTCAAGACAcgtatcttgacgaagacacagtgtcttagctctatgttcgagacaggagactatctgattggtcactttaatttattgaataCTCTGATTGGCACAATGAATATCgtaagacacatgttttagacatgACCACTGTATTATATTGTGTTTTAGTTGTATTTTGTACTTGGAGTACCGTGCAGCAGTAtctgggttgtacatgcccttagccTCAACAGTCAACTCTACACGTTTTCACATAGGACGCGTCATCATGGACTCTTGTTCGTTAAAGAATCATCATCGACACAGCAAAAAGCAAAGACGACGATGCCGGCGGCGAGCAAATAAATGGCACCGCGGCGCGGGGTGCCGTCCGACGCCAACCAAACGCGGGAACCACAGCCATCCCGCTGAACCGCACGCTATAGCTACTAGTAGCCTACTACCAGCCCACGAGAACCTATCTGGCCGGGCGTGCCGGGGCCGCGCGCGCGGCGGCGAGCTCCCTGGCGAGCTCGTGGACGTGGGCCTGGTAGGCGCGCGCGAGCTCGAGCGCCTCCACCTCGGCGTCGCCGAGCTGCACGCACAGCCGCTCCTCGGCCTCTTCCGCCGTCTCGGCGCGGCGCCGCGCCGCGCCCAGCTCCAGCCGCAGCGCCGCCACCTCCCGCTCCAGCTCCGCGTTCCGCCGCCGCAGGAGCTCCACCTCGTCCGCGCTCTTCTTCGTGCTCGCGCCCGCTGCACGGGACGGCGCCGCGGCGCCGACGGAGATGGACGGCGCCATCGGGTCGACTGTCGAGTGGGTCTGGATGGGATGGACTTGGACTCCGATCGTGCTGAaggggagggggagagagagagcttGGCTTGCGGGAGGACGGGATCGGGAGGTAGCAACCGCAACCGTGCCCGCGCGATGGTTGGTTTTTTCAGTTGCTGGGCTCTCTGCTGATGTGGCCTTGTTGCATCTCGCTGCGAAGAGGGGCGGGTTATTTATCGGTGGGGGAGAGGGCCGGGAAGGCGTCCAGGTGCAGTGCACCGGGGCGTGTGAGGACAGGAGCGCTGACGCGGGAGGGAGGCATCACGCATCAGCAGTGACCCCATCGGCGGACACTGACCTGTGAGGTGAGAAAGAAGCTTCGAGGCCGAACCACCAGCCACGCAGCCACCCGCCACAAGTGGCTCGGCAGTGGCTGTGGCGACAGCCGAGCACCACCGGTTTACCACGTACGGACTCGATACAGGGTCCACAATAATCGAATCTACGTCAGCTATTTGTACACCAGAATTAAGATACGCGGGCATTGCTGGTAGTACATGGGCCTGTTTGATTGATATTGTAATTTGCataaattatataatctaattTATTTTAAACGAAAATGTTTGTTTAAGGTTATAATCTAAAtttgttagattatataatctagtcagatcataatctcaaacaaacaagttctaagtgttagttcaaaataagttagattacataatataaatgaattataatCCCAAATAAACACTACCTATGTTCTCCCATTTGTTAGATTTCAACTCCTCTCTGAACCAAAAGCCCTCAAAAGAAAACAACAGTTGGCTAATAATAAATACTCCGTccgttcttttttttcttttgtcgCGGTTTAGTTCGAAAAATGAAATAGcagacgacaaatattcgagaagggAAGTAATATTTCGTAAGCAACAGAGGTACAACTTACAAAGTCAGTCAACAGCTGGTTTTGTTTATCCAGGCATCCAGCGATGACAAGGGAGGAGTGCAaacttcaagcatatcatataacatGCTGCAGACCGACTATACAAATCGGAAAGAACGCAACCCCACGCATACGAACATGACGCTAAGACCACGAATCAAAGACTGGGATGAACGTGGACTGAGATTTGCCATTAGCAGACTAAACATTTCCCAAATCAACCGCGAAGCGCTGCCGCCGGCTCCATGCACCGCTTGCTAGTTCTTCAGGAAGTGAGGGCTCAGTAGCTTCGAGACCTCCATCATCCCGATCTTGTCCCTCCCACCAAACAAGCTCTTGAGCGTCGCGTCACAGTTGATCTCGGTTTTGTTGGACGGGTTCTGCAGACGGACCATGAAGAGCTTTGCTTATGAGTTCAGGGCGCAAAAACAGTTTTTTTGACACGGACATGTACTGATGTACAGTAGGTCAGGATAGCAAGGTACAGAGTACTCTGCAAACTAACGATTAACGAAGAAGCAAAGAGGCAAGGTACAGAGTACTCTGCAAAATAACAAAGAAGCAAAGATGCTAAAAACAGGCCATGCTCTAGTTTATTTTTTTCTGTCTGTGGCAGGTACAAGTAACAGAGGAATTGCTACAGACACGCTTCATCGATACGCAAACATAATATCTGTCAAATAGTGATACTGCAAGAATAACATTATGACCTCATGAGTCAGAACACCTCCACTACACACTTGGAACTTGGGTGTCCAGATGCCAAGAAAAATGCGATTCTTTTTCATAACCTTTCAGGTATAGATCCACTTGAAGAGTTGGTACTGAACGACCCACAGATATCACCAATGCTTCTGAGTTCTGACCTACTACGGAGGACCTGCCGAAATGGAGTTCATGTTCCTCGCCACTAGAGATGTTAATGGGCCCCGAAACCCGATTAACCGTGGGGAATTCTTCTATTAGGGTTAGAATATGGGTTAAAATTGATCCCCATGGGTATAGATGTGGGTATAGATTTGGGAGAAATCTTTTCCCCATCGGGTATggagggtacgggtttgggaggGCTAAACccgaacccgattacccatggggCTGTTTTACCCGATTTACTATAGCATCCAGGCTTAAATGATAAAACATGTACTAAGAGATATTTCTATTTACTGTTTGACCATATTTGTTATATGTGGACATGTGGCTACTAGAAGACACTATTTATTTTGCATGAGTATGTTGATGAAACTACAAAATATGCATGCTGAAATGCAGAATTGTGTTATGTCCATATGCTGAAATTCTGAAATGGTGAATAGTCGGGTCGGGTACGGGTCCCCATGGGTATTTGGTACCCGGTCGGGGATGGGTATGGGAAGATTTTCGTACCGGaggtcgggttcgggttcggggatGGGGCGGGTCTGTGCTCATGGGTACGGGTCTGGGAGTTAATCCCCGATGGGAAATTCCTCATTGACATCTCTACTCGCCACAAAGGCACAAAAACGGCCCAATCCAACCTACTATAAGGCTGAATCCAACGTTCCCTTTCCTAAATCCTTCTATTTGTACTTTATATTCAAATTTAAATACCTCCCTCAAAAAATTGTACTCCCATTTCACCTTCTCTTCGGTCATTCCTCTATTCAGCTCACCATATACACTGCAACTGATCTATCTGATTTTTCTAAATCAGTTTTtagagttttttttaaaaaaagtatACAACATTTATAGTATCGTAATACAAATGGTTATCATGTAATTAAAAACTTAAAAAATAGTTACTTTCACGGTTAGAAACACTGTTTAACGAAAGAGGAAATTAgagctccctccctctccctctatgCAGGGTGCCCCCGAGCGGAAGCCGATGGACGGCCTCGAGGTGCTGCCGCACACGGAGGCGCGGGGAACGCTTCCGTGAAGCGTTGGAAGAGGTCAACGAAACTACATTAGTTTCTGTTTCTAGCACATCACGGAACGACAAGCGAGAGGCTCTAGAACCGATCgagaggaggagggaggaggaggccgTGGGCGAGCGGATGGTGAGAGCGACGCGCGGTACCTGGAGGCCGTGGGCCTTGATGTGGGTCCAGACGAGCTTGATGGCCTCGGAGCGTGCGACCTCGCGCGCGCCGCCGGCGAACCTGCGGAACGCTTCGGAGACCGGCATCGGCTTCGTGATCCCGGccggcgccctcggcttcgtgGAGGCCGCCTTCttggcccctgccgccgccgccgccgccgccgccgccgccggggacaTCAGGAGGAGGGACCCGCGAAAAACCCTAGCCATCTCGGAGAGGGGGACCTCCTCGCCCGCGCGCTCGTTTCGAGGATTGGATGGAGGGGAGGGAGGCGAGGAGGGGTTTTGGTGGGGGTTTAGGGTTACGGATTAGAGCCACGGATTTAAAAGTCCCTTTCGTATTTGGGCCCTGAGTGGGGATGAGAGTGGAGGGAGAGAACGGAAGCAAAACTGGGGTTTTTACGTCTAGGACCTTGAACTTGCCTGGGTTTAGCACTAATTTCTTTCTGCAACTACAAGTCAGCAAGTGGGCTCATTTCCTTATTATTAAAGCAGAAAGGATTCTCGCTCCCACATGCGTCCACGTCGGCAAAAAAATCCTTGGCTGTTCGATGGTTGGCCAATGCTAGCATTCTCCCCCTATGTCCGCCGTTTGTAGATGGTTCTAGGATGTGTTGGCACCACGAGCATTCTAGAGTTCCTCTGCCCCGTCGTCGTCGCTTCTTCCCCTCCCCCGTCAAACACATTACCGGCACTCCCCATCGTCCTCCATCTGCTGCCTGCTCCTCCGTGCAGCCATGCCCGAGCTCGCGGTCCTCGCCCTCAGCCACGCGCTCTTCCACGTCGCGCCTCCGTTGCCGCTCTCGCTCCCCGTCTTCGCCATGGCCCTCTCCCGCCTCTCCCACACCGATGCCGGTGCCACGGCCCGCGACCCGCCCCTGTCGTCTCCCTGCTCCAAGTGACCCGCCTCGCAGCCTTCTCCGACCGCGCGCTCTGGTCGCTCCTCCGCGTGCTCGGGATGCTCACGTCCCTCCGCCTTTTCTTCTCCCTCTCGTCCTTCAACTCCCGCCCTTCCACCTGCTCCTTCAACGCGCTCCTCCACTCTCTTGGCTTCGTGTGCCGCCTCTGCCTCGCTGCCCCAACCAAGCTCTATATCACGCCCAACCTTAGCTCCTGCAACATCCTGCTCATGTTCCTTGTCTGTGTCGGTGACCCTGACTCCGCGCTGAAGGTGCTCAACGAAATGTCTGGTTGGGAGATCGTCCATGATGTCATCACTTAAACACGGTTCTCACTGCCTGCTGTGCCCAAGGGGATGTCGAGGGCGCACAACTCTTTGATGATATTATTACCAGTGGGCGAAGGCTATGTACACGGTGCTTATAGGTGAGTAATGCCACCGTAGGAAGTTGCAAGATGCAGCAAGGATCATGGATGAGATGGAAGCAGCTAGGGAGCAGCCAAATGAGGTTACATAGACCTGGTTAATCTTGGAGTGGTCTTGAGCATTTGGGGTAACCCTTTTATCTTCTAGTCATTTAATGTGTTGTTAGTTTGAATTGTATAATTCACAATCGATTTCATGATTTTTGAGCTGATGTTAGATTTGTACGGTTCACAATCAGTTTCATGTTTTTTAGCTAATTCATACATCAACAAACAAATTTTGCATTGTGGATTAGTAATTAATTCTAAAAAACAATGGACTAAGTACAAATTTATATAGGTGCAGGAATGAAGCTAGCACTGATATCATTGTCGGATAAAATATGCCTGGCTAATCTTGGAAATGATTTTCAACGTTTGGGGTAACCCTTTTATCTTCTAGCCATTTCATGCGCTGCTACTTTGTACTTTGAATCGTACAATTCAATCGATTTCATGTTTCCCGAGCTGATGTTAGATTTATATGATTCTCAATCATTTTCATGTTTTTGAGCTAATGTCAGATTTGTTGACTGCAACTATTTCTGGGTTTTATTTATTATTGTGACATTATATAATCATTCACCATGATAAATTATTGCAAACTAACCCCTAATTTATCTCAACCCTTTCACCCTCTGAATGTGCCATGGTGCCCGAAGATGACATTTGAAACACCTCTTCCATAGTGCTTTTTGTTGCAAATTGATGCACGTGTTCATATCTTGCAGTTCTGTGACTTATCATTTTCAGAGAGGGACAAATTAATTCTTTCAAATTGATGTCACAAAGTCACACACTTATTTCTTTTATCGTTGTAGGCTGATACGTCAATGATTGTGCAGTCCAAAAAAATGAAGAGACGGGAATTTGACATTATCATTCAAGCTTCAACATTGATCACTTATTGGTTCTCAGGAAGTCCCTCTGAATGTCAGCTGCTATAGGATTATTTGAATAACATCTCTTCCAATGGTAAAAGCACTAATAGTAGCGCTTCTATTTTTCTCTTCTTCACTACTGGTAGTACAAAACATTAAAATGCTTTCTGTGCAGGTGATATATTTTATGATGCTCAGAATGATTTCTTGACACCTGAATGGGACAGTGAGAATTTACAAGTGGTACTGATGATTCTATCCATGTTTGAATCATCAAGATAGTCATCAGGTTTCACAGACTCATCTTACGCTACACCTTCTCACAGACTCATCTTACACTACACCTCCTTGCTCTGGAACTTACAATATAAGAAAATAACAAAATCAGATGATGGAAGTAGTTCAACTGAAGAATCATCAGCAGAAATTGTGGCATCGTTAAAACATTCATTATCTTCATGTTCATCATGTGGCATTGATAATAATAATGTTAAGCCTCTACTAGAGCCTAATATATATAAGGATGTACTGATCTGCTTTCGCTTTGATGATCATGACCTTCCATTAGATATGTTTTGTTGTTCATttttcaaggaaagcaatgctgcACAATCCAAATGTGTCCTTCATCAGTATGTATGCACCTAGAAAAAACAAAATATTTATGATGCCCCTTCTCAAATGTTAAATTACATATACAACGTTACTTTCCCATTTTCGCCATTCAAAGACATATacacagtgaaacttgattttttTTATTCCTGATATTGCAGGTTCCTTCAGTAATTCAAACAATCACCAATCCCTTCTGACGAACTGTATATTACTATATTCtatcggaccaggcacaactatCCAAAATTCTTTTCTATATAACAAACGCGGACGTAAAGCTGCTCAACCACACTGTCCACGTcgatcctccatttcccagcCATTGGATCGGCAACCAACGACACAAGAGAATTATGTGCGATTGTTTCTTAACGTGAAGTTTCTGGACAGCGTCGGATATACAGCGAGAATAGAAGAATATACACATCTTCTTCCTCTCGCTTCCAAAGGTGATGCCTTCCACGGAGAGGAGATCGTGCGACCGTGACGGCGGCGACGCTTGATTTTGCCCATCTTCCCACGCTCGAACGGGTAACAGTCTCCTTCCTTCTGTAACTTCCAATCGCCTCTTCATAGTTCCATAACACTCTCACAGCACGCTAGCAGGACACTCATTCTCTCAATCGGCTCTTCCCGCCGCGCTACACGCCACCAAGAGCCTCCCCCAACTCCTCCCCGTCAAACGGCGCTGCGCTGCAAGGAGCACAACCACCCCTCGTCTCCTTCCTCAGACGATGTCGCGTTTCTCGCGCGGTGCGCCCCCTCTCCCCGAAATTCTTCTATACAGAGCAAGGAGCAAATATGGGATTCCAGGATGTCCACGTCGCTATTTTTCGATGGCTCAACTTGATTGTGCCGTGAATTGTCTGTTAGCTAGGGAGTCATCATTTCTATTTTGGCCTCTGAAATAACGTTTACAGCTGGAACCGAAGTATGCTTGACAAATGTAAGCAGAATATTGTTAATTGATGTTTCCTTCTGCGCTATTGAAAGGAATTTACAAATTACGTCACATTAGCAACTGATAATTCCAGGTACAGTGGCCATCCAAAGTTTTTAGTCCCAAATTATAAATGTTTTGTTTGACAAATATAAGAACATTTTTTCTACCCCTTGAAAGGACTAAATATGGGGTGTGAAGCAAAGAATTCATCGAACTGATAAGATCCAGCATATTTTAATAAGACGTCTATGTTGCCTTCAATGGTAGAATGATACCAAGGCATGTGATGGAGCTCTGTTCCTTTTAATGTAGGGTTATTGCCCACGGAAGCTTAAATACTTGGTGTTGAACTGCTAAAGTATGATGTCTCACTGAAAAACAGCGAGATGGCAATGAGAAGTGTTCAGAAAGAGGGGTAATATTTACTCAGAGCAGCGAAGGAAGGTGCTACTTCATGGTCATGAGTATATGCAAAGAGATAATGCTCATAATAGTTTGCTTTGATATTTGTTGTTCATGCTAAGGATGTCACTTACTTTATTTGCAAACAAGCTATTCCAAATGATTGACAGCTTTGACATGACTTCTCTTTTCCTTCTTTTGCATTGTTTCATATGTGTGAGGATTTTAGGGAGCATATTAAATGAGATACATGAGTGCTCAGTCGTCATAGTAAGACTGCACGAGTAGTCATGTGTTATACCTGACCATTCCATATTATCAAAAGCCATTTCCTTTAAATAATTGTATTATACAACCTCAATCATTCAATCAAGTTATTGTACCATGACTGATTTTTTGTGTAGTTTTTCTCTTTTTTATGCTAAATCTCATGAAATTTGGTTTAAGGGGACAAGTACACATGAGCGAAATGGGTAATTGAGTAATTGGTTTGAGTTGGTTTCAGTTACTAAAGTAGCAACCTCATAAAAAACTTAAACATGAATAGATCAATACAAGTACGCATCTTAAGCACTCTGTTAGTTTGATTACTAATTGCAAGACAATAATTTACGTACATTACTCTGCAATTACTAATATGTCCTCTAATTGATGCTACAGGTCGCTCCACCAAGCTGCCATGATATTCCTCCACTTACCAGCGATTCCAATTCCAACGACATCAGGTTTGTTTATTCCCAAATTATCATACACAATCCATGATCAACGTAACATATTTGACTCTTATCTATGTTACTTCATAAATTACATATGAAAGAATATTGCGTAAATTTTTAGATGGAGGACCACATTACAAACTGTAACTAAACGCAGTGTCTTTCTTTTCGTCATGTTAGTTGTTAGGTGCTTTATGTGTAATGTCTTTCTTTTCGTCACCCACACAAATCACAATGTAACCTATTCATGGTGCACACTACGCTTGAATTCCAATAATATGTTACACTACCACCAAAAAATGAGCATTTACATTTACAAACTAAAAAAATCGATTTTGTACCATTATTTACTGCTTCACACAATATATATGTATAGGTTGAAGAAAGGAACTTCACACATGAAAAGAGACGATCATGACGACCATGAAGATTAAACGTTGTTGTTAAGAAAAGCCATATTTTCTGTATTGCTTCCAAGCTGTTTTTATGGCCTTTAAACCAGTACTTTTGGTTGCCATATATGTAGCTATAACTATTGTAATATAATCTCTGAGCTTCTCATGCTGATATTCAACATTACTCCTACCAATATATGTACAGTTCCAGTTGACTTGCTTGCTTCCGTTCTTGCCTTATCAAGCTAATTAGCTAAACTACAATTCAGTTTATTGAATCCTGATGCAATTGTGCATCAATGTTGTACTTCAGCATGTGCATTTTACGTGCACTTTGATTTCTATGTTGTTTACTGTCCATGAAATGCTTTGACTCCTGTTGAGATaatgtgcactttgatttatatgcTGTTTAAAGTCCCACCTTTGTTCCAATCCAAGAAATTATGTAATTCCTGTCAAGATAATGTTCAGGATAACATTATGTAAGCTTTTGATGTTGTAATTTGAGTTGTTATCTAATTTAAGATATATATAATTCAACTGTTCAAATATAATGTTTATAGAACTCGCGCGAAGCGCGAGCAAAGTACTAGTTGCACGACAAAATTGTAGTGATTTCCAGAACATGTGCTCACTACACACCAGACACCACTTTTCGAATGAGCAGAACTACTCTCAGTTGTTTGTTTTTTGTACCCAACTACGTTAATTTTCTCTCCAATCCATGTGGATCAGAAGGGTCCACAAAATCTCTACTGTCTTTTTTCAATCTTATTTAATCTATGACTAGGTCCTTCATTCCTTCAGCTTCCAATCTTCTGTCTGCATGTAGCGTCACTCAAAGATGGGCAGATCAAGCGGCTTGTCCTTTGAAAGGCCTTTGGTGTCCCTCGACGTGTCCCTCGATGATGATGTAGGTTGTTTAAACTGTCGCATCTGCAATTTATAAATACAAAATCACTATAGAAACAGTAGAAACCGGTATAGATTAAAGTCAAACGAAAATTTTTGCTTCATTTAGAGTACAGAATTAAGTGTTACAAGATTGCTAACTAGCATTTTCGCTTTTTCTTCTTCTAATATAAGGTCTGGCAAATTTCCAACAGGCACGATTGGATGAACACATGTCAGAACACATGGTAATGAATAAACGCACGACACTGACAGACTGACAGGGAAGTCTATTTTGTTATTGTACCATTTAGAGTTTGGGTTTCTATCCGTATATTTACCATCTTACTCCTGTAATGTGCCGGACCAACACAATCTATTAATACATCTTACAACCCCTCATTAGGATTAGAGTTTTCATTCTCCAACTTGGTACCAGAGCTAGTTTTTTCCAGTTTCCTCTCTCgtcttccctccctccctcctctAGTCATTGTCAGCCTCCCCTGCCCCTGGCCGCAGCCAAGCCTCCTCCTAGACCCTTCCCCTCGGTCTCCCCTCCCCGGTGTGCGGCCCCTACCACTCCGTCGTAGGCCCACAAGCCCCGACGCCACCGAAATTCCCCTGCCACCACCCTGTCGCCCGCACCCGTGGCAGCCCCCCGCCTCCAAGGACATGAAGTGCAGCCACATGTCGTCGCTCATGAACGCCACCACACTGCTCcgctctgagagcacctagaggggggtaaataggtgatcctgtaaaattcaacactaatagccacaaaacttagttatgaaagttagaacggctaagtagcttgaagcgagttcttgtgaacacagacaatcaaagagaaagcacacaagagacacgcggtttttatcccgtggttcggccaagtaatacttgcctacttccacgttgtggcgttccaatggacgagggttgcactcaacccttttaagtgatccgatgatcaacttgaataccacagtttttcctttcttagtctttctcccgtttgtgaggaatctccacaacttggagcctctcgcccttacaatgatgatcacaaaagaagtacagaagtaagggaggggagagcaacacacacaagactcaaatccacaacacaatcacgcacacaaatcacaacttgagctcaaaacacaatgcacatagttcacaactcaaatggagctcaagtccctatcacaaagaatcgaatgcgtgaagttggagtcttggagtcttagaatgtttcttgtaagcttgggtgactcctccatgcgcctagggggtcccttttatagccccaaggcagctaggtgtcgttggaggccaacaaggaaggccatccttgccttctgtcgagtggcgcaccagacagtccagtgcgccaccggacagtcactgtagacggtccggtgccgatctccttccttttctagcacaggcgaccgttgcagcaccgggccagcactacaccaaaatcatacacttcctacggtttttaacttcctacagcttttataacaaaccgtaggaaataaataacttccgagatgcaactggtagctctaggaaataaacataacttcctacggtatttgataaaagctgtcggaagttaaaaacccgtaggaagttagcttacttcctacggcctcctctaggaagttaggtttcagctgttgaccagtcaaacaaaaagctaactttctacggctggctctaggaagttagctgtccAGCTAACTTTCTACGGTCTCCTCTAGAAAGTTAGGTTTCAGTTGTTGACTAGTCAAACGAAAAGCAAACTTCCTACagctggctctaggaagttagcttcccagctaactttctacggcctcctctaggaagttaggtttcagctgttgaccagtcaaatgaaaagctaactttctacgatcggctctaggaagttagctgcccaccTAACTTCCTATGgcctactctaggaagttagatttcagcttttgaccagtccaacaaaaagctaacttcctacggccggctctaggaagttacttaacttcctagagtaatTGTACAAACTCTAGGAAT is a genomic window of Zea mays cultivar B73 chromosome 5, Zm-B73-REFERENCE-NAM-5.0, whole genome shotgun sequence containing:
- the LOC100283921 gene encoding uncharacterized LOC100283921 precursor, encoding MARVFRGSLLLMSPAAAAAAAAAAGAKKAASTKPRAPAGITKPMPVSEAFRRFAGGAREVARSEAIKLVWTHIKAHGLQNPSNKTEINCDATLKSLFGGRDKIGMMEVSKLLSPHFLKN
- the LOC100274648 gene encoding uncharacterized protein LOC100274648, with the protein product MAPSISVGAAAPSRAAGASTKKSADEVELLRRRNAELEREVAALRLELGAARRRAETAEEAEERLCVQLGDAEVEALELARAYQAHVHELARELAAARAAPARPAR